A genomic segment from Geitlerinema sp. PCC 7407 encodes:
- a CDS encoding DsbA family protein, whose product MNDYHSHSPLLVPPSTQDWMQGVLSARVVLVMYGDYQDPRSADAYKLIKGIKQKLSASFGEDYLCFVFRHFPQTHIHPHAQRATEVAEAAAAQGQFWLMHDTLFAHQQKLENGYLVEYANDLGLDIPQFLKDLSKHAHVDRINKDIEGGINSGVTTAPALFINSIRYTGCWRMTELMTAIGAANH is encoded by the coding sequence ATGAATGACTATCATAGCCACAGTCCTTTACTTGTACCCCCTTCAACCCAAGATTGGATGCAAGGTGTGCTGAGTGCCAGGGTAGTACTGGTGATGTATGGAGATTATCAAGACCCCAGAAGTGCGGATGCTTACAAGCTGATTAAAGGAATCAAACAAAAGCTTAGTGCTTCTTTTGGCGAAGATTATTTATGCTTTGTCTTCCGTCATTTTCCGCAAACACACATTCATCCTCATGCTCAACGAGCTACCGAAGTTGCTGAAGCCGCCGCTGCCCAAGGACAGTTTTGGTTAATGCATGACACTTTATTTGCCCATCAACAGAAGTTAGAGAACGGCTACCTTGTAGAGTATGCCAATGATCTGGGACTTGATATTCCTCAGTTTCTCAAAGACTTGTCTAAACACGCGCATGTCGATCGCATCAACAAAGATATCGAAGGTGGAATAAACAGTGGAGTGACAACGGCTCCAGCCCTATTCATTAATAGCATTCGATATACCGGATGCTGGAGAATGACAGAGTTAATGACAGCCATTGGCGCTGCAAATCACTAA
- a CDS encoding response regulator transcription factor — MTIPHPTPPIQVLIADDHAIFRQGLATIIDRDPEMQVIAQAENGEQAIALFEAHQPDVTLMDLRMPEVEGVAAIAAICAIAKSARIIVLTTYDSDEDIYRGLQAGAKGYLLKETEPDELLNAIRTVHRGQQYIPPDVGAKLAQRLSNPELSERELEVLRSLAQGMSNADIADALSIGEGTVKSHVNRILNKLDVSDRTQAVIVAVKRGIVSL, encoded by the coding sequence ATGACGATTCCACACCCCACACCCCCCATTCAAGTTCTGATTGCAGACGATCATGCTATTTTTCGGCAAGGTTTAGCCACGATTATTGACCGTGACCCAGAGATGCAGGTGATTGCCCAAGCCGAAAATGGGGAACAGGCGATCGCGCTCTTTGAGGCACACCAGCCGGATGTCACGCTGATGGATCTGCGAATGCCAGAAGTGGAAGGAGTTGCCGCCATTGCTGCAATTTGTGCGATCGCTAAATCTGCCCGGATTATTGTGCTGACCACCTATGATAGCGACGAAGATATCTATCGGGGATTGCAGGCAGGCGCAAAAGGATATCTGTTGAAAGAAACTGAACCAGACGAACTTCTGAATGCCATTCGCACCGTTCATCGAGGTCAGCAGTATATTCCGCCGGATGTGGGCGCAAAGTTGGCACAGCGCCTCAGCAATCCAGAACTGAGTGAACGCGAGCTAGAAGTACTCCGCTCCCTAGCACAGGGAATGAGTAATGCCGATATTGCGGATGCTTTGAGTATTGGTGAAGGTACGGTCAAATCTCATGTCAATCGGATTTTGAATAAGTTAGATGTGAGCGATCGCACCCAGGCCGTAATTGTTGCTGTCAAACGCGGCATTGTCAGTTTATAG
- a CDS encoding RidA family protein, translating to MNKPEFFVTPGYGEYMLNELHYSQAVKIGDRVETSGQGGWDDNLQIPESLADEIAQAFRNVERTLATAGAGWEHVVHVNSYHVGGLPPEVNDVMVQLYRHYMPNHAPIWTQVGVAALGLPTMRIEIRVTAIVP from the coding sequence ATGAATAAGCCCGAATTTTTTGTTACCCCCGGCTATGGGGAATACATGCTGAATGAATTGCATTACTCGCAAGCGGTAAAAATTGGCGATCGCGTGGAAACATCCGGTCAAGGCGGCTGGGATGACAACCTGCAAATTCCCGAATCGCTCGCGGATGAGATTGCCCAAGCGTTTCGGAACGTAGAGCGAACCTTGGCAACTGCCGGTGCAGGCTGGGAGCACGTTGTTCACGTCAATTCTTACCACGTTGGCGGGTTGCCCCCAGAAGTTAACGATGTGATGGTTCAGCTATATCGCCATTACATGCCCAACCATGCCCCCATTTGGACACAGGTAGGAGTCGCGGCGCTTGGATTGCCAACGATGCGGATTGAAATCCGCGTGACTGCCATTGTTCCGTGA
- a CDS encoding CPBP family intramembrane glutamic endopeptidase produces the protein MSKVSSNHPQKPPAAIAPNRVSRPGWLEIVVGLVVYLIVGFGGVRLFEQFGLDPVVHGLILTAWTGVATLSAFAVAARLRIHSLSAFGVRRTSGRWLLIGVGVGLVAFVLKSLAILAWVQITGDTNNVQDVYGDGARGGLLSLVLSTVFISVFSPLGEELLYRGIITNALLRYGSFVGVVGSTVIFALMHGINNIFPAAVVAGLATAEVFRRSGSIWPGLVVHFVFNLPSFLLMVLFSSTG, from the coding sequence ATGTCTAAAGTATCTTCTAACCACCCACAAAAGCCCCCTGCCGCGATCGCACCAAACAGGGTTTCCCGTCCAGGCTGGCTTGAGATCGTTGTCGGCCTCGTCGTCTATTTAATCGTAGGGTTCGGAGGCGTCCGGTTGTTCGAGCAATTCGGTCTTGACCCCGTAGTTCACGGTCTGATCTTGACTGCATGGACTGGCGTCGCCACGCTGAGCGCGTTCGCAGTGGCTGCGCGGCTGCGGATTCATTCCCTGAGTGCCTTCGGCGTGCGTCGGACCTCCGGACGCTGGCTCCTGATCGGCGTCGGAGTAGGACTGGTTGCCTTCGTGCTCAAGAGTCTGGCGATCCTAGCCTGGGTTCAGATCACTGGGGACACGAACAATGTCCAGGATGTTTATGGAGATGGCGCTCGCGGCGGGTTACTGTCTCTGGTTTTGAGCACGGTGTTCATTTCCGTCTTCTCACCCCTTGGTGAGGAACTGCTCTACCGAGGCATTATCACCAACGCGCTGCTGCGCTACGGTTCATTCGTTGGGGTCGTGGGCAGTACTGTGATCTTCGCTCTCATGCATGGGATCAACAACATCTTTCCCGCTGCTGTGGTGGCTGGTCTCGCCACTGCCGAGGTCTTCCGCCGCAGCGGATCGATCTGGCCCGGTCTCGTCGTCCACTTCGTTTTTAACCTGCCCTCATTCCTGTTGATGGTGTTGTTCAGCAGCACGGGCTAA
- a CDS encoding GPP34 family phosphoprotein translates to MQYLSQDLILLALNPQTGKTRFSWYSALDYGLVGSLLLDLVLQGKLEINNDNRVIGAIAGSTDNEFLDQRLSEILSSSRPRTARFWVTRWRRRYLGIQAIILQSLVDLGVLERQEQRILGLFPTQRYFLTDESIQREIVQQVRAAVLEGVGLDARMAALISLMQASHLTDAVFRPEERPEARSRIQAIAEGELVGKAVSKAIFIIQAATALGAINGG, encoded by the coding sequence ATGCAATATCTTTCACAGGACTTAATCCTGCTTGCACTCAATCCCCAAACTGGGAAAACTCGCTTCTCTTGGTACTCTGCACTGGACTATGGCCTGGTCGGTTCTTTATTACTAGACTTAGTCCTGCAAGGCAAACTTGAGATCAACAACGACAATCGTGTGATTGGCGCGATCGCCGGCAGCACAGACAATGAATTCTTGGATCAACGCCTCAGTGAGATTCTGTCATCGTCTCGTCCTCGAACTGCTAGGTTCTGGGTGACCCGCTGGAGACGAAGATACCTAGGCATTCAAGCGATTATATTGCAGAGTTTAGTTGATTTAGGGGTTTTAGAACGACAAGAGCAGCGCATTCTTGGACTATTCCCAACGCAGCGATATTTTCTAACCGATGAATCTATTCAACGCGAGATTGTCCAGCAAGTTCGTGCAGCCGTGTTAGAAGGCGTTGGGCTGGATGCTCGGATGGCAGCATTAATTAGCTTGATGCAAGCGTCTCACCTGACCGATGCAGTATTCAGGCCTGAAGAACGTCCGGAAGCGCGATCGCGAATTCAAGCGATCGCAGAAGGAGAGCTGGTCGGCAAAGCAGTTTCAAAGGCAATTTTCATCATTCAAGCAGCCACGGCTCTGGGTGCAATCAATGGCGGATGA
- a CDS encoding carboxymuconolactone decarboxylase family protein: MSTDENKVIAPSRQTMDSRNLINKIITALGCIFVTLLVVFLPATTTAQTRPAMIAPQAQPEQSRREQGNQVINKLTGGAGQPVLNALRQDFPFLADAIVDYSLGDVWSRQELDDRTRQLATVAAFAAAGNLPQLKIHAGYALRLGVTQNELKEIIYLTTVTAGFPRSIDAAQAMREVFTAQ, translated from the coding sequence ATGTCAACTGATGAGAACAAAGTTATCGCACCATCTCGACAGACTATGGATTCGAGAAACCTCATCAACAAGATAATCACTGCTTTAGGATGCATTTTTGTGACGTTACTCGTTGTGTTTTTACCTGCTACTACTACTGCACAAACTCGACCAGCAATGATTGCACCACAAGCTCAACCAGAACAGAGCCGCCGTGAGCAAGGCAATCAAGTTATCAATAAGCTAACCGGGGGAGCAGGACAACCCGTACTCAATGCTCTCCGTCAGGATTTTCCGTTTCTTGCAGATGCGATCGTAGACTATTCCCTCGGTGATGTCTGGTCACGTCAGGAACTAGACGATCGCACCCGTCAGCTTGCCACCGTTGCTGCCTTTGCCGCCGCTGGAAATCTGCCACAACTGAAAATTCATGCGGGCTATGCCCTCAGACTTGGCGTAACGCAAAACGAACTTAAAGAAATCATTTACCTCACCACAGTAACGGCTGGTTTTCCGCGCTCAATTGATGCGGCACAAGCAATGAGAGAAGTCTTCACCGCGCAATAA
- the bla gene encoding class A beta-lactamase, whose protein sequence is MAQAAQGRVGMTATVLESGESVSLNGNERFPMQSVYKLPIAMAVLNQVDQGNLKPDQKIRIEASDIVQGSQVLDENSQGKGFSLSELLQYMVSESDNTACDVLLRLIGEPQRVTEYLSSLGINDIVVANTEQELAQDPAVQYRNFATPDAAAVLLRTLQEGRGLSQSSQALLLQWMTETPTGLKRIKGLLPEGTVVAHKTGTSATVSGVTAATNDVGLVTLPSGQHLAIAVFVSDSQAADVIREEVIARMAKAAWDEWSR, encoded by the coding sequence ATCGCTCAAGCGGCTCAAGGGCGGGTTGGAATGACAGCTACCGTGCTGGAATCTGGAGAGTCAGTGTCTCTGAATGGGAATGAGCGCTTTCCAATGCAAAGCGTTTATAAGTTGCCGATCGCAATGGCGGTTCTGAATCAAGTCGATCAAGGGAACCTCAAGCCAGACCAGAAGATTCGGATCGAGGCCAGCGATATTGTCCAGGGAAGTCAAGTACTCGATGAGAATTCGCAAGGAAAAGGATTCAGTCTGTCTGAACTCTTGCAATATATGGTTTCTGAAAGCGACAACACCGCCTGTGATGTACTGCTGCGGCTCATTGGTGAGCCGCAACGCGTCACGGAATATTTAAGCAGCCTTGGTATAAACGACATCGTTGTAGCGAACACGGAGCAGGAGCTAGCGCAAGATCCAGCCGTGCAGTATCGCAACTTTGCCACACCCGATGCAGCAGCAGTGTTACTGCGCACATTGCAGGAAGGACGAGGACTTTCACAATCCAGTCAGGCGCTACTGTTGCAATGGATGACAGAGACTCCGACAGGTCTAAAGCGTATCAAAGGGCTGTTACCAGAGGGAACGGTCGTGGCACACAAAACAGGGACTTCGGCTACTGTGAGTGGAGTAACGGCGGCAACCAATGATGTGGGACTTGTAACGCTTCCAAGTGGACAACATTTGGCGATCGCAGTGTTTGTTTCAGATTCTCAAGCCGCTGATGTAATTCGAGAGGAAGTCATCGCAAGGATGGCAAAGGCAGCCTGGGATGAATGGAGCAGATAA
- a CDS encoding SDR family oxidoreductase, which produces MTANEDTQKVIAITGASSGIGEATARLLARQGLRVVLGARRTDRLEAIATEIRSKGGEAEYRTLDVTNLEDMQAFVEFAQAKFGRLDVVVNNAGVMPLSRLEMLKIDEWNRMIDVNIRGVLHGIAAALPLFKQQRSGQFVNLSSIGGHNVYPTAAVYCATKFAVWAISEGLRQESTDIRVTVISPGVTATELASTITDAEAAAWVEEFRGAVIPADAIARAIAFAIAQPLEVDVNEIIVRPTGQMS; this is translated from the coding sequence ATGACGGCGAATGAAGACACTCAAAAAGTTATTGCGATTACTGGAGCCAGTAGCGGGATTGGTGAAGCAACGGCTAGATTGCTGGCCCGTCAAGGTTTGCGGGTTGTGTTAGGGGCGCGGCGCACCGATCGACTAGAGGCGATCGCTACCGAAATTCGCTCTAAAGGTGGCGAAGCAGAATACCGTACCCTGGATGTTACCAACCTTGAAGATATGCAAGCCTTTGTCGAGTTTGCCCAAGCTAAATTTGGTCGCCTTGATGTTGTGGTGAACAATGCAGGCGTGATGCCACTCTCCAGGCTAGAGATGCTAAAGATCGATGAATGGAACCGCATGATTGATGTCAACATTCGCGGTGTCCTTCACGGCATTGCTGCTGCGCTACCTCTCTTTAAGCAGCAACGATCAGGGCAGTTTGTCAATCTATCCTCGATCGGCGGACACAACGTCTATCCAACCGCTGCCGTATACTGCGCCACTAAGTTTGCAGTATGGGCGATTTCTGAGGGACTACGGCAAGAATCGACCGACATCCGGGTTACGGTGATTTCGCCTGGAGTGACGGCCACTGAACTGGCCAGCACGATCACAGATGCTGAAGCAGCGGCATGGGTGGAGGAATTTCGTGGGGCCGTGATTCCAGCCGATGCGATCGCGCGGGCGATTGCCTTTGCGATCGCGCAACCCCTAGAGGTGGATGTAAATGAAATCATTGTTCGACCGACTGGGCAAATGAGCTAA
- a CDS encoding CPBP family intramembrane glutamic endopeptidase: MAILKQFGILFVLGSIGIVMFTITSIPLIEQQLAKLSPEKLETVPPLGILMLLQGLQYSVLLAISILIGIGCAYRVGLRSHLIDHWVFHTAHSLSFVVEIKWSLGVGAATAIVLFLLDRLMQPALPEALQAANTEPSGLNLLTAMSYGGITEEILMRWGLMSLLVWIAWKGLKQGVTLPSQGIYQSAIVLAALVFGLLHLPATAAIAPLTPIVIIRALLLNGIAGVAFGWLFWQYSLEAAMLAHISVHVLNSVLSSLSAKLA, from the coding sequence ATGGCAATTCTGAAACAATTCGGGATTTTATTTGTATTGGGCAGTATAGGGATTGTGATGTTTACGATCACGTCTATTCCTTTAATCGAGCAACAGTTAGCGAAACTATCTCCAGAAAAACTGGAAACAGTGCCACCATTGGGGATTTTAATGCTTCTGCAAGGACTACAATATTCAGTTCTACTAGCAATCAGCATTCTAATCGGCATTGGTTGTGCCTATCGCGTTGGATTACGCTCTCATTTGATTGATCATTGGGTGTTTCATACCGCTCATTCTCTATCTTTTGTTGTTGAGATAAAGTGGAGCTTGGGTGTGGGCGCAGCGACAGCAATCGTTCTCTTCTTGCTCGATCGGCTGATGCAGCCTGCCTTACCTGAAGCACTACAGGCAGCCAATACAGAGCCAAGTGGGTTGAATTTGCTCACAGCAATGTCCTATGGCGGCATCACTGAGGAGATTTTGATGCGCTGGGGTTTAATGTCGCTGCTTGTTTGGATCGCGTGGAAAGGGCTAAAACAAGGCGTTACGCTGCCCAGTCAAGGGATTTACCAGAGTGCGATCGTTCTAGCCGCGTTGGTATTTGGACTGCTACACCTGCCAGCGACTGCCGCGATCGCTCCCCTCACTCCAATTGTGATTATTCGGGCGTTGTTACTGAATGGGATTGCGGGAGTCGCGTTTGGCTGGCTCTTTTGGCAATATTCGCTAGAGGCTGCAATGTTAGCCCACATCAGCGTTCACGTTCTTAACTCTGTTCTTAGCAGTTTATCGGCAAAGTTGGCTTAA
- a CDS encoding SDR family oxidoreductase, with protein sequence MILVTGATGNNGLEILQRLASQNVQVRAMVRDASGTQERARNRVQAIADLGIEMVEADFDRPETLLSALAGVDRAFLVTNSTEHVEAQQLAFVEAAKQSGVKHIVKLSQFAANADSPVRFLRYHAAVESAIQASGIAYTFLRPNLFMQGLLNFRSLIAEQNTFYAAIGDAKVSVVDVRDIADVAVAALTEAGHEGKIYDLTGSQALTHTEMAEYLSAALKRQIAFVDISPEQMREAMAGVGMPAWQADGLIEDYAHYRRNEAAAIASGIEDATGKAPRQFKDFAHDYATAFS encoded by the coding sequence ATGATCCTAGTAACGGGCGCAACTGGAAATAACGGGCTGGAGATACTCCAGCGTCTCGCCTCGCAAAACGTTCAAGTTCGCGCGATGGTGCGCGATGCCTCTGGCACCCAAGAACGTGCTCGCAATCGAGTTCAGGCAATTGCAGATCTGGGCATCGAAATGGTCGAGGCTGATTTCGATCGCCCTGAAACACTGCTCTCTGCCCTGGCAGGGGTCGATCGAGCCTTCCTTGTCACCAACTCAACAGAACACGTCGAAGCACAACAACTTGCGTTTGTCGAAGCAGCGAAACAAAGCGGTGTCAAGCACATCGTTAAACTGTCGCAGTTCGCCGCCAACGCTGACTCACCCGTGCGTTTTTTGCGCTACCATGCAGCTGTCGAATCGGCGATCCAAGCCTCAGGGATAGCGTACACGTTTCTGCGCCCCAATCTGTTTATGCAGGGCTTGTTAAACTTCCGATCGTTGATTGCTGAGCAAAACACCTTTTACGCCGCGATCGGTGATGCGAAGGTGAGCGTAGTAGATGTCCGCGACATTGCTGACGTTGCTGTAGCTGCTCTGACCGAAGCGGGACATGAAGGAAAAATTTATGATCTTACGGGTTCGCAGGCGCTAACACATACCGAGATGGCAGAATATCTCTCCGCTGCCCTGAAGCGCCAGATTGCGTTTGTCGATATCTCACCCGAACAGATGCGGGAAGCAATGGCTGGCGTGGGGATGCCAGCTTGGCAAGCCGATGGACTGATCGAAGATTACGCCCATTATCGACGCAATGAGGCAGCAGCGATCGCTTCAGGGATAGAGGATGCGACTGGCAAAGCGCCGCGTCAGTTTAAGGACTTTGCTCACGATTATGCAACAGCCTTTAGCTGA
- a CDS encoding RDD family protein, whose product MPQASFLQRLLAWLIDQAILIILYSLAMFIIGLAIGVYKQSQIQIPNLILFIGLIGFLFVLWLEHFLYFGYFWSHRERSIGMGMMSIRVVKADHTSLSFIGAGLRGSIGYYLSGLIFCLGYLWFFIDEQQQTWHDKIFNTVVLKG is encoded by the coding sequence GTGCCTCAGGCAAGCTTTTTACAGCGTTTGTTAGCTTGGTTGATTGATCAAGCGATCCTCATCATTCTCTATTCGCTAGCGATGTTTATCATTGGATTAGCTATTGGAGTTTATAAACAGAGTCAAATACAGATTCCCAACTTAATACTGTTTATAGGCTTGATCGGATTTCTGTTTGTCCTCTGGCTTGAGCATTTTTTATACTTTGGCTACTTTTGGAGTCATCGAGAACGATCCATTGGGATGGGAATGATGAGTATCCGAGTTGTCAAAGCTGATCACACTTCTTTGTCTTTTATAGGAGCAGGTTTGCGCGGTTCGATCGGATACTACCTGAGTGGTCTGATCTTTTGTTTAGGTTACCTCTGGTTCTTTATCGATGAACAGCAGCAAACTTGGCACGACAAGATTTTTAATACGGTCGTGTTGAAGGGATGA
- a CDS encoding PAS domain S-box protein, which yields MIHLDQLIATLMQVVIENTGAETGALVLLEEAQLTVVAQCSRNKPCDLEKLALTDCATIPVSVIRAVERTQKTLVLEDAVSEPSFSTDPYIQRQQTRSLLCMPILQQSQLIGILYLESNLSTGVFARDRLQVLKLLMAQAAISLENARFCEQLEDYTKTLERKVEAQTQALQQEIIDRERTEAALRQSEANYRNLLQTANSVIIRYDPQGRIHYINDYGIKLLGYEEDQILGRTLFETIIPEVELSGRDVRPMIHDLLRHPQSYPQGEGENLCRDGRRVWMAWSNQAIFNDQGDVVEILSVGNDTTQRRQAEEALQRSEAKFRNIFENSQVGIYRTRTGDGLILNANQRFADLFGFDSPQEMIGIEHTIGYWVDPSDRQQGIEVMKREGEVRSYEAQMRKRDGTVFWGLFSSYLNAAEDYIEGVIADISDRKQAEVALQASEAELRALFSAIPDPLCIINTEGRLLCTIKGTSSYGEECTGKTLHQLYAKEQADEFLSYIQQSVRTQQVLTVEYSDWIAGREIWFSARIAPIQHEQVIWLARDITPQKQAEATSILEERNRMAREIHDTLAQAFTGILAQVGAANQVLTDDVEATQAHLDLIKELARTGLTEARRSVAALRPQLLEEGSLQSALHRLVAQTRSAAMDTTLYYEIEGAVYSLPTEVENNLLRIVQEALTNVIKHANADEIRVELIYEHDQFCLRVKDNGQGFGVGSIPSSEGFGLLGMSERAERIGAQLTIRSQPGRGTEIVVVVGV from the coding sequence GTGATCCATCTCGATCAGCTGATTGCCACATTGATGCAAGTGGTGATCGAAAATACAGGAGCCGAAACCGGCGCTCTGGTTCTTCTGGAAGAGGCTCAACTCACCGTAGTGGCTCAATGCAGCAGAAATAAACCGTGTGACCTGGAAAAGCTAGCTCTTACTGACTGTGCAACGATTCCTGTCTCCGTCATTCGCGCGGTAGAACGCACTCAAAAAACTTTGGTGCTTGAGGATGCAGTCAGCGAACCGTCTTTTTCCACTGATCCTTATATTCAACGCCAACAGACGCGATCGCTCCTATGTATGCCCATTCTTCAGCAAAGCCAGCTGATCGGCATTCTTTATCTAGAGAGCAACCTAAGTACTGGAGTGTTTGCCCGCGATCGCTTGCAGGTTCTGAAACTGTTAATGGCTCAGGCAGCGATTTCACTAGAAAATGCTCGGTTTTGTGAACAGTTAGAAGACTATACGAAAACACTGGAACGGAAGGTAGAAGCACAAACTCAAGCCCTTCAGCAGGAGATCATCGATCGCGAACGAACAGAAGCCGCATTACGACAAAGTGAAGCGAATTATCGCAACCTGCTACAAACCGCGAATTCAGTCATCATTCGCTATGATCCGCAAGGACGGATTCACTACATCAACGATTATGGAATAAAACTCCTCGGCTATGAAGAAGATCAGATTCTAGGGCGAACGTTATTTGAAACCATCATTCCAGAAGTCGAACTCTCTGGACGCGACGTAAGACCTATGATCCATGATTTACTTCGTCATCCTCAATCGTACCCGCAAGGTGAGGGTGAAAACCTGTGTCGAGACGGTCGGCGAGTTTGGATGGCCTGGTCGAACCAAGCCATCTTCAATGATCAGGGAGATGTCGTTGAAATCTTATCGGTTGGCAATGACACCACTCAGCGTAGACAAGCAGAAGAAGCATTGCAACGCAGTGAAGCTAAGTTCCGCAACATCTTTGAAAACTCGCAGGTTGGCATCTACCGAACCCGCACCGGTGATGGATTAATTCTCAATGCCAATCAACGCTTTGCCGATCTGTTTGGCTTTGATTCACCCCAAGAGATGATTGGGATTGAACACACCATAGGCTATTGGGTCGATCCCAGCGATCGCCAACAAGGCATTGAGGTGATGAAGCGGGAGGGGGAAGTGCGAAGCTATGAAGCACAGATGCGAAAACGAGATGGGACAGTGTTTTGGGGGCTTTTCTCTTCTTATTTGAATGCAGCCGAGGACTACATCGAAGGGGTAATTGCAGATATTAGCGATCGCAAACAGGCAGAAGTCGCGTTGCAAGCCTCTGAAGCGGAACTGCGGGCGCTCTTTTCGGCCATTCCCGATCCGCTATGTATCATCAATACTGAAGGGCGATTGCTCTGCACAATCAAAGGAACTTCATCTTATGGAGAGGAGTGTACTGGCAAAACGCTGCATCAACTTTATGCTAAAGAACAAGCCGATGAATTTCTGAGCTACATTCAGCAGTCGGTGAGAACTCAACAAGTCCTCACCGTTGAATACAGCGATTGGATCGCTGGACGAGAAATCTGGTTTTCGGCTCGCATTGCCCCGATTCAGCACGAACAGGTGATTTGGTTGGCGCGAGATATTACACCGCAAAAGCAAGCAGAAGCCACCTCAATTCTGGAAGAACGCAACCGCATGGCACGGGAAATTCATGATACCCTTGCCCAGGCATTTACAGGCATTCTGGCTCAGGTGGGAGCGGCAAATCAGGTGCTAACAGATGATGTCGAAGCAACTCAAGCACATCTAGACCTGATCAAAGAATTGGCGCGAACTGGACTGACTGAAGCACGGCGATCGGTTGCCGCGCTCCGTCCTCAGCTTTTGGAGGAAGGCAGTCTACAGAGCGCTCTCCATCGTCTCGTCGCTCAGACTAGATCGGCTGCAATGGATACCACTTTATACTATGAGATTGAGGGTGCAGTGTATTCTCTACCTACCGAAGTCGAGAATAACCTACTACGGATCGTACAGGAAGCCTTAACCAATGTGATCAAGCACGCCAACGCTGACGAAATTCGAGTGGAGCTAATCTATGAGCATGATCAGTTTTGCTTGCGCGTGAAAGACAATGGACAGGGCTTTGGAGTTGGAAGTATTCCATCCTCTGAGGGATTTGGCTTACTCGGCATGAGCGAGCGGGCAGAGCGCATCGGCGCGCAGCTCACGATTCGGAGCCAACCGGGGCGGGGAACAGAGATTGTAGTAGTGGTTGGGGTGTAG
- a CDS encoding stage II sporulation protein M has product MSRKTNATQNQFPQRPLTPSAKHPLRRSLRKPFQIIRTNFRAYLTINAIVYGLVIIGFVAAMVFPNLNATQVAIQEDNGTADLVRSLFNNPWLFSLTILGVNLATGALWIVLPSLIVPFAGIATFAYKTFTLGLVMAPTTKTMAVALIPHSLTILIELQAYALLMFGAYILGRSWVRPATIGTRNHRQGYVRGLQQLGWLSLSTLPLFIVGAIWEAFSLRYLVHPLTQWLL; this is encoded by the coding sequence ATGTCACGCAAAACGAACGCTACCCAAAACCAGTTTCCACAACGACCCCTTACTCCCAGTGCCAAACACCCGCTTCGGCGATCTCTTCGCAAACCCTTTCAGATCATTCGCACTAATTTTCGCGCCTACCTCACCATCAACGCCATTGTGTATGGCTTAGTCATCATCGGGTTCGTAGCAGCGATGGTCTTCCCCAACCTGAACGCAACTCAGGTAGCCATCCAGGAAGACAACGGAACGGCGGATCTTGTCCGATCGCTATTCAATAACCCGTGGCTGTTCTCGCTGACTATCCTAGGAGTCAACCTCGCGACCGGCGCGCTGTGGATCGTACTCCCTTCGCTGATCGTTCCCTTCGCTGGCATCGCCACATTTGCGTATAAGACGTTCACTCTCGGTTTAGTTATGGCTCCGACTACCAAGACCATGGCGGTGGCACTGATCCCGCACTCGCTGACAATACTCATCGAACTCCAAGCTTACGCTCTCCTGATGTTTGGCGCATACATCCTTGGTCGGTCTTGGGTTCGCCCCGCAACCATCGGCACTCGGAACCATCGTCAGGGTTATGTTCGTGGGCTGCAACAGCTCGGTTGGCTGAGTCTGTCCACACTCCCACTGTTCATCGTCGGCGCGATCTGGGAGGCGTTCTCGCTCCGCTACCTGGTTCATCCGCTGACCCAATGGTTGTTGTAG